Proteins from a genomic interval of Tolypothrix sp. NIES-4075:
- a CDS encoding UDP-glucose dehydrogenase family protein, with protein sequence MRVCVIGTGYVGLVTGACLAHIGHSVICVDNNEEKVKLMKSGQSPIFEPGLSEIMQSAIQSGNIEFTTDISAGVSHGEILFIAVGTPPLPTGESDTRYVEAVARSIGANLNGGYKVIVNKSTVPIGSGDWVRMLVMDGIAERQKTLVPAGGAAIEEKLPEYTSQFDVLSNPEFLREGSAVYDTFNPDRIVLGGNSPRAIGMMKELYAPIVERNFAEDKSLPQVPILATDLSSAEMIKYAANAFLATKISFINEVANICDRVGADITQVAKGIGLDSRIGNKFLQAGIGWGGSCFPKDVSALVHTADDYGYEAQLLKAAVSVNERQRLIALEKLQQALKILKGKTVGLLGLTFKPDTDDLRDAPALNLIEQLNRLGAKVKAYDPIISQTGMRHGLSGVLVETDAERLADGCDALVLVTEWEQFSNLDYAKMAKLMCHAVMIDGRNFLDPEKMVRAGFQYIGVGR encoded by the coding sequence ATGCGTGTTTGTGTAATTGGTACTGGCTACGTTGGTTTGGTGACAGGCGCTTGCTTGGCTCATATTGGACATAGTGTAATTTGCGTAGACAACAACGAAGAAAAAGTCAAGTTAATGAAGTCTGGGCAATCGCCAATTTTCGAGCCTGGACTCTCGGAAATTATGCAGTCTGCCATTCAATCGGGTAATATTGAGTTCACCACCGACATCAGTGCAGGCGTTTCTCACGGGGAAATTTTGTTTATTGCTGTGGGAACACCACCCTTACCCACTGGTGAAAGTGATACTCGTTACGTTGAGGCTGTAGCCCGTAGTATTGGCGCAAATCTTAACGGTGGTTATAAGGTCATCGTCAACAAATCTACAGTGCCGATTGGCTCAGGTGACTGGGTGCGGATGCTTGTGATGGATGGTATCGCTGAACGCCAAAAAACACTAGTTCCCGCAGGTGGAGCTGCAATTGAAGAGAAATTGCCTGAATATACATCTCAGTTTGATGTACTCAGCAATCCAGAGTTTTTGCGCGAAGGTTCGGCAGTGTACGACACCTTTAACCCTGATCGCATTGTCTTGGGTGGTAACTCTCCAAGAGCGATCGGCATGATGAAAGAATTGTATGCCCCAATTGTCGAGCGCAACTTTGCTGAGGATAAATCTTTACCTCAAGTGCCTATATTGGCAACAGACTTAAGCTCGGCAGAAATGATTAAATATGCTGCTAATGCTTTTTTGGCAACCAAGATTAGTTTTATTAACGAAGTTGCGAATATTTGCGATCGCGTTGGTGCTGATATTACCCAAGTAGCAAAAGGTATCGGTTTAGATTCTCGGATTGGTAATAAATTCTTGCAAGCTGGTATCGGCTGGGGTGGTTCCTGCTTCCCGAAAGATGTCTCTGCCCTGGTTCATACTGCTGATGACTACGGCTATGAAGCTCAACTGCTCAAAGCCGCTGTCAGCGTCAATGAACGTCAGCGCTTGATTGCTCTGGAAAAACTCCAACAAGCCCTAAAAATCCTCAAAGGTAAAACTGTCGGATTACTCGGTTTAACCTTTAAACCCGATACCGACGATTTGCGCGACGCTCCCGCACTCAACTTGATTGAGCAGTTGAATAGACTCGGAGCCAAAGTTAAAGCATACGATCCAATTATTTCTCAAACCGGAATGCGTCATGGTCTTTCCGGTGTGTTAGTAGAAACCGACGCCGAACGCCTTGCTGACGGTTGTGATGCTTTAGTATTGGTAACTGAATGGGAACAGTTCAGCAATCTCGACTACGCGAAAATGGCGAAGTTGATGTGCCACGCGGTAATGATTGATGGTCGTAATTTCCTCGATCCTGAAAAAATGGTACGCGCTGGGTTCCAATATATAGGCGTTGGACGCTAA
- a CDS encoding glucose 1-dehydrogenase: protein MKLEGKVALVTGSSQGIGQAIAIRLAEEGANIIIDYRSHPGGAEETKTKVEATGRKGYVVQADLGVVSDIRKMVDAGVQEFGKLDILVNNAGLEKRADFWDVSEADYDSVVNVNLKGVFFATQAIVQHLRQTQRPGKIINISSVHEELPFPHFTSYCVSKGGVKMMMRNLAVELGPLGITINNVAPGAINTPINTNLLNDPQKLNAVLKNIPLGRLGKPEDVASIVAFLASSDADYITGSTFFVDGGLLWNYQEQ from the coding sequence ATGAAGCTTGAAGGTAAGGTAGCTTTAGTAACTGGTAGCAGTCAAGGTATCGGTCAAGCGATCGCTATCCGTCTTGCCGAGGAAGGTGCGAATATTATTATTGACTACCGCTCACATCCGGGTGGTGCTGAGGAAACTAAAACAAAAGTCGAGGCTACAGGACGCAAAGGTTATGTAGTGCAGGCAGATTTAGGTGTTGTCAGCGATATTCGGAAAATGGTTGATGCAGGTGTTCAAGAGTTTGGCAAACTCGACATCTTGGTGAACAATGCTGGATTAGAAAAGCGTGCGGATTTTTGGGACGTGAGTGAAGCAGATTATGACAGTGTAGTTAATGTCAATTTGAAAGGAGTATTTTTCGCAACTCAAGCGATCGTCCAACACCTGAGACAAACGCAACGTCCTGGAAAGATTATCAATATTAGTTCTGTGCATGAGGAATTGCCTTTTCCCCACTTTACCTCTTACTGCGTCAGTAAGGGCGGGGTGAAGATGATGATGCGGAATTTAGCAGTTGAACTCGGACCGCTGGGAATTACAATTAACAATGTCGCACCGGGAGCGATCAACACCCCGATTAACACAAATCTATTGAACGATCCCCAAAAGCTGAATGCTGTACTGAAAAACATTCCCCTTGGTCGGTTGGGCAAACCGGAGGATGTTGCTTCAATAGTAGCTTTTCTCGCTTCATCAGATGCTGATTATATTACAGGCTCGACCTTTTTTGTTGATGGGGGGCTGTTGTGGAATTATCAAGAGCAGTAA
- a CDS encoding SDR family NAD(P)-dependent oxidoreductase: protein MTANTQTQKQSSDTKLLENRVALVTGASRGIGAATAKLLASHGAAVGVNYYSSESAAQEVVDEITTNGGKAIAKT from the coding sequence ATGACTGCAAATACTCAAACACAAAAGCAATCTTCTGATACTAAGTTGTTGGAAAACCGAGTTGCGCTTGTTACTGGTGCTAGTCGAGGTATTGGTGCTGCTACAGCGAAACTTTTAGCAAGTCATGGTGCGGCTGTGGGTGTGAATTATTACAGCAGCGAGTCAGCAGCGCAAGAGGTTGTAGATGAAATTACAACAAACGGCGGTAAAGCGATCGCAAAGACCTAA
- a CDS encoding MIP/aquaporin family protein, with protein MSNVTKQRQLNWAEYGAELLLTACLVFFGLSAVVFNMGKGLPMEQLIPDRSMRLLITGLMFSGSGSLVAISPLGKLSGAHVNPALSLAFWAQGKMHRHDLAGYIIGQLLGAIAGAALLVFVWGKYAKSVTNGMTLPGDGYPLWYVFLAEVSLTCLLVLAIFIFLSNHHLMRWTPLMTWLLVATMVWLEAPISGTSLNPARSLGPALVTRFLQDQWLYCVAPPLGAMLAVGVFRLLSFGQRELLTGKLFHVPHYRCIFKNVKVPYRTD; from the coding sequence ATGTCAAATGTTACAAAGCAAAGACAACTAAACTGGGCAGAATACGGTGCAGAACTGCTCTTAACTGCATGTCTTGTCTTTTTTGGACTGAGTGCGGTTGTCTTTAATATGGGTAAAGGCTTGCCGATGGAGCAGCTTATTCCCGATCGCAGTATGCGTTTGCTGATTACAGGGCTAATGTTTTCTGGAAGTGGTTCGCTAGTTGCGATTTCCCCTTTAGGAAAACTGAGTGGTGCTCATGTCAATCCTGCCTTGTCGCTGGCATTTTGGGCACAAGGCAAAATGCATCGTCATGATTTGGCTGGATACATTATCGGACAGTTGCTTGGTGCGATCGCCGGCGCTGCTTTATTGGTATTCGTCTGGGGAAAGTATGCGAAGAGCGTCACAAATGGGATGACGTTACCCGGTGATGGTTATCCTTTGTGGTATGTATTTTTGGCAGAGGTAAGTTTGACTTGTTTGCTGGTGCTGGCAATCTTTATTTTCTTGAGCAACCATCATTTGATGCGCTGGACACCTTTGATGACTTGGCTTTTGGTAGCAACGATGGTTTGGTTGGAAGCTCCAATTTCTGGCACAAGTTTAAATCCAGCTCGCAGTCTGGGACCAGCTTTAGTAACACGATTTTTACAAGACCAGTGGCTTTACTGTGTTGCACCACCATTAGGTGCAATGCTAGCGGTGGGAGTTTTCCGCTTGTTGAGTTTTGGTCAGCGGGAACTGCTTACTGGCAAGCTGTTTCATGTTCCCCACTACCGCTGTATTTTCAAAAATGTTAAGGTTCCGTATCGTACCGATTAA
- a CDS encoding fasciclin domain-containing protein: MPDIVDTAMSAGTFSTLVTAVTAAGLADTLKSPGPFTVFAPTDDAFSKLPSGTVEALLQDILTLRKILEYHVVSGKVTAADVVKLSQATTVEGSDVKIDASNGVKVNDATVVQPDIETENGVIHVIDTVLLPASVSL, translated from the coding sequence ATGCCTGATATTGTTGATACTGCCATGAGTGCGGGGACTTTCTCCACCTTAGTCACGGCAGTTACGGCTGCTGGTCTTGCAGACACACTCAAGAGTCCCGGTCCATTCACTGTTTTCGCGCCAACTGATGATGCCTTTTCTAAGTTGCCATCGGGAACAGTCGAAGCACTGCTTCAAGATATCCTCACCCTGAGAAAAATCCTAGAATATCATGTGGTATCTGGCAAAGTCACGGCGGCTGATGTCGTTAAACTCAGTCAAGCGACGACGGTTGAAGGTTCCGATGTCAAAATTGATGCCTCCAATGGTGTCAAGGTGAATGATGCCACAGTTGTTCAGCCTGATATCGAAACTGAAAATGGAGTCATCCATGTAATTGACACCGTACTGCTTCCTGCATCAGTCAGTTTGTAG
- a CDS encoding NmrA family NAD(P)-binding protein yields MDSKPTVLIAGITGILGSKIASTILDKGVMKVKGLIRSNNISNKKQQQLDDLNAKGVVFVEGDLFDQQSLTEACKNVEIIVSAIKGSSSHQTNLYREDIVLSGQLNLLEAAINNNVKKFVPSDYSVDYFKLDLGDNYNLDFRIKFAELLKQSGLEYTFILNGAFTEVQLSPFAKLFDFEVGTFSYWGDGEQPCDFTTYDDTAKYIAEAIADPQMVNSALKVAGDVLTMKQLLATFEEVKGKKLVEKRLGSVDDLKAWIAKTKQKAFCPLEYIPEQYHYTMVSGKGKLDKLDNPRYPHIQPTTVKQFISQGNF; encoded by the coding sequence ATGGACTCTAAACCAACTGTACTCATCGCTGGTATCACGGGCATTCTTGGTAGCAAAATCGCCTCAACGATACTAGATAAAGGGGTGATGAAGGTTAAGGGATTAATTCGGTCTAATAATATTAGCAACAAAAAGCAACAGCAGTTAGATGACTTAAACGCGAAAGGAGTTGTTTTTGTTGAAGGTGATTTATTTGACCAACAAAGTTTGACTGAAGCTTGTAAAAATGTGGAAATAATTGTATCCGCAATTAAAGGCAGTAGCAGCCATCAAACAAACTTGTACCGTGAAGATATCGTGCTTTCCGGGCAGTTAAATCTGTTGGAAGCTGCGATAAATAATAATGTGAAAAAATTTGTCCCTTCCGATTATTCAGTGGATTACTTCAAACTGGATTTGGGCGATAACTACAATCTCGACTTTCGCATCAAATTTGCCGAGCTTTTGAAACAGTCAGGACTTGAATATACTTTTATTCTCAACGGTGCTTTTACCGAAGTTCAATTGTCACCCTTTGCCAAGTTATTTGATTTTGAAGTGGGTACGTTTAGTTACTGGGGTGATGGTGAGCAACCGTGTGATTTTACCACATACGATGATACGGCGAAATATATTGCCGAGGCGATCGCCGATCCGCAAATGGTCAATTCAGCGCTGAAAGTTGCGGGTGATGTCCTCACCATGAAACAATTACTTGCCACCTTTGAAGAAGTAAAAGGTAAAAAACTGGTTGAAAAACGCTTAGGAAGTGTGGACGATTTAAAAGCCTGGATTGCCAAAACTAAACAGAAAGCCTTCTGCCCACTTGAGTATATTCCCGAACAGTATCACTACACGATGGTATCGGGCAAAGGCAAACTCGATAAACTTGATAACCCTCGTTATCCGCACATCCAACCGACAACAGTCAAGCAATTTATTAGCCAGGGGAATTTTTAG